In Gossypium raimondii isolate GPD5lz chromosome 12, ASM2569854v1, whole genome shotgun sequence, a single window of DNA contains:
- the LOC105764528 gene encoding uncharacterized protein LOC105764528, producing the protein MAMQTGVGFSKILILAGAGYTGTILLKNGKLSDMLGELQGLEKTGDQSDDSDALLAQVRRLSTEIRQLASARQITVLNGDSGVKLTSLVIPAATLGALGYGYMWWKGISFSDLFWVTKRNMALAVENLTKHLDSVSDALSAAKKHLTQRIQNLDDKMETQKEISKSIQESVEEARMDLSNIEYDLDALQRMISGLDGKIGSLEYKQDLANAGVWYLCNMVGGKKAKMPEALQEQLKLSGKPRSLLMHSGTPTTKGLKDFVDIFSASMKDSGRDVIVQDDIYNLEDEPRGLHRSISGRC; encoded by the exons ATGGCGATGCAAACCGGAGTCGGCTTTTCGAAGATTTTGATCCTTGCCGGCGCAG gTTACACCGGTACGATCCTTCTCAAGAACGGTAAGCTATCGGACATGTTAGGCGAATTGCAG GGACTGGAAAAAACTGGGGACCAATCAGATGATTCAGATGCCCTTCTGGCTCAG GTGCGTCGTCTCTCAACGGAGATTAGGCAACTGGCCTCAGCACGGCAGATAACTGTTCTGAATGGGGATTCCGGcg TTAAGTTAACCTCTCTGGTAATCCCTGCTGCTACCTTGGGGGCATTGGGTTATGGTTACATGTGGTGGAAG GGCATTTCGTTCTCTGATCTATTTTGGGTAACAAAACGCAATATGGCATTGGCTGTGGAGAACTTAACAAAACATCTGGATTCTGTGTCAGATGCTCTCTCT GCTGCAAAGAAGCATTTGACCCAACGTATCCAGAACCTGGATGATAAAATGGAAACACAAAAGGAAATCTCAAAAAGCATTCAAGAAAGT GTAGAAGAGGCTCGTATGGATCTTTCCAACattgaatatgatttggatgcaCTGCAGAGAATGATTTCTGGTTTG GATGGAAAAATAGGTTCATTGGAATATAAGCAG GATCTTGCCAATGCTGGTGTGTGGTACCTTTGTAACATGGTTGGGGGCAAGAAAGCAAAGATGCCTGAAGCCCTGCAG GAGCAACTTAAACTTTCTGGGAAACCTCGTTCTTTACTCATGCATTCAGGAACTCCAACTACAAAG GGTCTGAAAGACTTTGTAGATATTTTTTCTGCAAGTATGAAAGATTCAGGTCGAGATGTTATCGTGCaagatgatatttataatttggaggATGAGCCAAGAGGCCTGCACAG GAGCATTTCAGGTAGGTGTTGA
- the LOC105762225 gene encoding AP2-like ethylene-responsive transcription factor At1g79700, with protein MEIVTAKSEFRPGRTRLCTAEDNAIDTKCIKRRRRDHSNGALGLSNQQQQHQQLQGDQPTATTVKRSSRFRGVSRHRWTGRFEAHLWDKGSWNPTQRKKGKQVYLGAYDEEESAARAYDLAAIKYWGTSTFTNFPVSDYGTEIEIMRSVTKEEYLASLRRRSSGFSRGVSRYRGVARHHHNGRWEARIGRVFGNKYLYLGTYSEFFTSMLLNMPLLYVQLRLIPTNRSLIAGTQEEAAHAYDIAAIEYRGINAVTNFDLSTYIRWLKPGANDALISEQIKTASATRPMMTSNIFPTEQTNGLTLFNSNPLTEEAIDIRKKGVVSPCPKSSPALSLLLRSSMFNKLVEQNLNANYDQTEEKVAVDKNGGGEMLCNEVDGGVLPFMCSNNRGLESKESKVPLYNKTGQSMWNGALNLLTNA; from the exons ATGGAAATTGTCACTGCGAAATCTGAATTCAGACCCGGAAGAACTCGTTTGTGCACGGCGGAAGACAATGCCATCGACACTAAGTGCATCAAAAGACGTCGAAGAGATCACTCCAATGGTGCATTAGGCTTGAGTAATCAACAACAACAGCATCAACAGCTACAAGGTGATCAACCTACAGCAACTACTGTGAAGAGAAGTTCAAGATTCAGGGGTGTCAGCAG ACATCGTTGGACCGGAAGGTTCGAAGCTCATTTATGGGATAAAGGTTCATGGAATCCGACACAAAGGAAGAAGGGAAAACAAG TCTATCTTG GAGCTTATGATGAAGAAGAATCTGCAGCAAGAGCCTATGATTTGGCTGCCATTAAATACTGGGGAACATCAACTTTCACAAATTTTCCT GTATCTGATTATGGCACGGAGATTGAGATAATGAGAAGTGTAACAAAGGAGGAATACTTGGCCTCTTTAAGAAG GAGAAGCAGTGGATTCTCAAGGGGTGTTTCCAGGTATAGAGGAGTAGCAAG GCATCATCATAATGGGAGATGGGAGGCAAGGATAGGGAGGGTTTTTGGAAATAAATATCTTTATCTCGGCACATACAGTGAGTTTTTTACTTCAATGCTTTTGAACATGCCCTTATTATACGTCCAACTTCGGTTAATTCCGACGAACCGGTCTCTTATTGCAGGTACACAAGAGGAGGCTGCTCATGCTTATGATATTGCAGCGATCGAGTACAGAGGGATCAATGCTGTAACCAACTTTGATTTAAGCACATACATCAGATGGCTAAAACCAGGAGCCAACGATGCCCTTATTTCGGAACAAATTAAGACAGCCTCGGCAACTCGGCCGATGATGACATCGAACATTTTCCCAACTGAGCAAACAAATGGCTTAACTCTCTTTAACTCCAATCCTCTAACAGAAGAAGCCATAGATATCCGAAAGAAGGGCGTTGTTAGTCCTTGTCCCAAGTCATCACCAGCATTGAGTCTCCTGCTTAGGTCTTCGATGTTTAACAAACTAGTAGAGCAGAACTTGAACGCAAACTACGACCAAACTGAAGAGAAGGTGGCGGTTGATAAGAATGGAGGGGGAGAAATGTTGTGCAATGAAGTTGATGGTGGTGTACTCCCTTTTATGTGCTCCAACAACAGAGGTTTAGAATCAAAGGAAAGTAAAGTTCCATTGTACAATAAAACAGGGCAGTCCATGTGGAATGGTGCCTTAAACCTTTTAACTAACGCATAG